The Bactrocera dorsalis isolate Fly_Bdor chromosome 3, ASM2337382v1, whole genome shotgun sequence genomic interval GAATTCATCATAACATCGATAGACACTGGTCCTTGATGGAGCTTCCTtgtcaaaaattgaattaagttcatctaTTCACTTATAATGAATTTACGGGGATTACgtccaaataatatttttatatatttacaaatttaatttcattttttgaccgaaatgaatattttaagtaactctaaacaacacaaatagcgtcacaaatatgtcaaaacgttctgagtatgcatactatcaaaaatgtcaaattttacgATAAAATTGTGAGTTTCCAGATTGCAACGCTAGtgttgccaaatcccgaaatatgaaAGCCAACCTTCGTATTTACCTCTATGCCGAGCTTAAATGTCCGGTctggtaaatttttaatttagttatgaTAGTTGCATTGATAAACATTTTAAGTAAAGGGTGTTCTTTTAGTGTTtagaaaaatagtaataataactttattgcatatttttgaagtaaaaataatatcgataatTTCTTTCCTTATATTTCAGGCCGCTTCTTTAGTGCTTGCAATAGCTTTGGGTGTTGCTTATCAGCTGGAGGACTAACAGAGGAACCCGATAAAGCGCAATACCAAATCCTtagaaagaaattttattataattcctaattttagaatttttaaataaaaattgtatttttaagaattttactTGTTTTCAATTTCGTATTCGTGTCTTCATACACTCCCAATGGCCGACGTCGTACATTCCCCGTGTTTGCTGATGGGCTGGCTATGCTATACAGAAGCGGGCGCGTATCTTCGATACAACaggatagtggtccgagtcgatgtaaGGTTCTCGGAGAGTAACCACATCAAGGACACTGGATACATGtcgtccatctatcacaacattatCGATTTGGTTTCGAAGTTTTCGATCTGGAGACGGgcaagtagcttgatgaattttcttctGCTGGAATTTGgtactacaaataaccatatttcggacctCTGCGAAGACGATCAGCCTCAAGCCATTTGGAGAGATTTCGATTGAGGCGAGACGCTCATCCCCTGGAGTGAATGCCAAGACTTGACGATTGAGTCTTTCTCCCACTCACACCGAATTAACGAtcctttatatggccgctgTAGTAAATGTTATAAGGAAATACAAGGGTATAATTACCTTGCTGTGTTCATCATCGAACATGAAGTCTTTCAGCCTAGACTGTTGcttctttttcattgggagtgatTTCTATGTagcgggtcccaaatccagcgtACAACCTCGCTAGGTGAGTCCTTGTTTCAAGACCGACCTCTGGTGAACCGGTGATGCATTTCGACTTCAGCGAACCCTTAaactgaatatacatatgtcggaGTGACTCCTCTCTTTCAGAAGTCACCACAGGTCACTCACGGGTTGGCTACCACATCTCACACAAGCGTTATTCAAGTTTCCAGGGTGCTTTGCGAGGACGCAAGAGTAGGCTATTATATAATGTTATTGGCCCGTTTGAAGGACTAAACCGTCGAAAGTGGCCGTCTTTCAAGAAAAGGAAAGTGTTGTTTCACCAAGCCATTGCACTGTGTcataagtcagtgaaaacgtCGGTAAAAATCCATGGACTGGGCTTTGAACTACTTCTATATCGACCATATACTATAAATGTGCCTCGAAATTATCGCCGAAActgagaaatattttgaagcaaaggacaaatcgtactacaaaaatgttatcgaaaagttggagggttgCTATATCACGCTTGAAATGAACTATGTGGAATAAAAAATGCGAATTATGCCATACAAAGGTGTTggtcggggacttttcaattgaacaATATACCTAAGGGTTTAAGTTTACAATAAATAGTTGTTTGTGATTCGTTAAAGATTAAatagtggcgaatcgaacaatcTAGATTATATTGATTTGACAATAGAGCTGCGAAATGGCTATTCGAACGCAggtatcataattttttattaattttttaacgtcTCTGTATCTATGATATAAGGCAGCACtgccttaaatatatttatttttatattttacaaacatttgtaaattatatgtatgtcagaagcaatcgaaattcaaaaatttcctgttattatttgtaaatttaagagATGCTCTTTCTTAATCAAACTAAATGAATTGTCTAACAATAACCATAAAGTATATTGTGGTGTTTTCTAACTTTTTGTGTGTGGTGAGTATcggaattttgaagaaaatcttAAGGAAAGTGTGGATTtgaagaaaatgttttattgttttgatattttttttttgagaatgaaagtttgaaatgaaaaagtgtTTGTGCgatgttttgcttttatttgttttgtcccttttgtttggtgttttgACACAAGAGtgaacgaaaagaagaaacaatagCAAGATATTGCTCTAATCAAATTGTTCATAACAAATTTACGGGACTTCATGTAtgtgacatttttttacttttgcaaaatgttgctacagagtataataaatagttcacctaatggttgtgCGTGTCAACTAATAATTCTTTCATAGGTGTTTGGCATTGTCATAGTAGTTTTGAGTGCATTGCTGATGAAGGAACTTGGTGCGGCCATTAAGCCAATTTGTGTCAATTTGATCGTTTTCGGCAGCATAATACTTTGTATCGCATTTGTTGGTTGCTGCGGAGCGCTGACCGAAAGTCTATGTTGCATATGGACGGTATGAATAACAAAATAACtgttatgtatttaaaaaaaaatcataagttttatttctcaaattttttagtaCGCCGCATGTTTGTTGGTGCTTATCGTGTGCAATGTGataaacataatatatataaagaaggcTGATAGCGCAGAACATGCAGGCCATGACGTCAATTTGGCGTGGCAGCATATGAAAGAAGGCAGCGATGTAACAATGCATATGTTCCAAAGTAcggtatgtaaaaaataaataaaaaaattaaaatttttttttgctttgcaaaattagaaaataatttttttactaaacacATAATTCCTAACTTTGAGCTTGTACagatttctaaattctttaacATAGTTGGAATGCTGTGGCAAGACAAATTATAATGACTACATCAACGCAGATATGCTAATACCGTTGAGCTGTTATAGGGGCTACACCATGATGCCTGAAGATTTATACCAAACGGGCTGCTTGGCTGAACTCACCGATAGTTACGACACTTCCTACAAACACATGTATATCGGCTGTTTGATCATATTTACCATTGAGGTGAGTGATTAATTATTCGAACAAGTTTAATccttaatacaatataataatatagtattttttatacaaatctcAGAGTTATCCCGTAGGTGGTAATGGGTTACAGGTTAGGCCAGTGAGAGCGTTTTCTATCTTTGTAATGTTGATAAGACAAGTCGAGTTTAGTTCGATGTCTCTTTGTTTGCTTTTGAACTTCGTATAGACATGTTTTATAACACAGGCCAACAAAAAAGGTGTTTTTGGTTATATaggcaaatgtatgtataaaggaAAGGACGTTTACGATTCGAAAATATTGGCTTTTTAAGCAATTATAACGACTtggccatttttttttatttttgcgtccATATAATGTCGGCTTTTGTATTGATTCCGAATTCGCTCTGGAATCTGAACCAAAAATACCACCTTTTATCAACTCTGAAGACATACTGATTTAATAAGAGACTTAAGGTAATAGATAAGGTATTGTATCGCGACCCATTCTTTTAGATTTTACTGAATTCTGTTGTTTGAGTATTACATAAAAGAAAACGGCATGAAAAATGTTGCTCTATCTTCATAAAGGGAGAAGCACTCTTAAGCTCCTTCAcataaatgaaaaacttttttccaaagtttttatagacaaaaattaaaattgaaatcattgtgggaatatttcaaatcaaaaaaattatggctTGTGATATTTTCCTGAAGTGGAACCCCTACTTAATTGAATACTTCtgaagtaataataatatcGATAAATTCTTTACCTTTATTTCAGGCCGTTTCTTTAGCGTTTGCAATAGCTTTGGGTGTTATTTATCAGCTGGACTACTAACAGAATAAGCCACAAAAGCGCAATGCTAAATCCGTAGAAGGAATACTAAATAAGTTATAATTCCTTATTTaagcatatttaataaaaatatttttttcggaattcttgtatttattctttaaatgcttttgtttactttttgtgtatgaaaaataaaattaatcataattttaaatatgaaaacatgGCCACATTTGTTAGCCAATAATTTTGTAAGAGCAGATTGGCAGTAGTGTATTAACGGTACAGCTGAAGCATTTAATATCAGTGCCTTCCTCTGCTGGGTATATTAAATGTCATTTGATGTATTTAGATataatatgtgcatacatacatatgcgtttCCTTTGCTGTCGTTTAGTGTGCAAAGCAGATAATTTGTTTATGGTGAAACTTTCTTGACAAGTTAATGTAAACGGCTGTCAAAAAGTCGTGTAATATAATTGCtcttatttcaattttcattaaataaacaaataaatattgtagaATGTCTGGAAAGGGTATAAAATAGTCTAAGTCaactttttcataataaaaataaattgttttagaaGACATATTAGCGTacatttatgataaaaaaaacagtaaaacggttattttatcaaattttattttaaataaatcacaGAAATAGTAATGAAATtactataatttataataatacctTGGATAAGAAAACCTTGCAATAGAGTAACTGTTTATGGGCACAAGTGGACCTAGAGCACCTCTTCGGGACTATTCGAGGATAAAGATATTGTTCTCCACTTTGAGAAGAAAGCACTGCTCTGTTCAAGATAAGCTAAAACAGTGTTGTTTAAAAAATctctgaataataataaaaatacatttctaAAGACTTCAGATATCTGGCATCAAACGCAGCAGTCCTGATTCAAACTCCGCCTTTCAAAAACACACATTGAACAAGGGTTGCACTGAGCGTAAGAAAACATCAATCGTGATAGCGATATTTACAGATGAGTCAACTTTTCTATTGTTCAACCGCTTGAGATGGATATCGCTTCCTGTGGAATATGTGGACAAGTTATTGTAAGTTGCCATCAATGATGTCTGGCTATAATAACCAACTATAACACAacaatgtattttatattacatgattaagggggtattctggactagaagcatgaatttcaggtaatttttaaagtgtcgtaaaaaaaggcaattcatatttttattatccatttttttattatttctttgttatttttagaagagtacagaaaaaaattaaaaactaaaaaaagtaaaaaatttcgaaaattatgagctgacgaagtgAGGGGGTCTCTCAAAATTTCCACGTGACCATACCCATGATTTCAACCCTCCTAGTTATCTGGAACcaaaaagaaaagattattaatctagaataatgtcgcaatggccggaactacggaaaagtggggaaaattattttttgacaaaatggcgactgcctgaaaaaaaagtatttttttgaatcacaTTTTCTggctatttcgaattttttaaaaataataaaaaataaaaatttggggatggggctagttccaaccatagacaagcctataaagaagactctataaaaatttcaagtaaatcggtccagtagaacctgagaaatcgtgggtaTCGTTCCGAAAAGGTCGGTTTTGAaaaaacgcgattaaagttTCGCGTAAAGTCTTTTGTTCGATTAGTTCCGgccgaaccagtttggatgccgggtcagaaaaatgcctatatctccgaaaataatttgaattttgaaaaatcgtcttgtacacatattcttgaatagttaaactttgaaaatataaaaaaacatcgatgttttttaaatttctagaccagaatacccccttaaaaaaatttcccaaataAAAGTTACTTACAGTTTGGAAAACGAAAACAGTTTTTAAGGCACTGTAAATTTTaaggtttattaaaaagttgtcGATGTAAGTCTATGTGTAGTAATTTCTCAAATAGTGAATATAAATGTCAAACTCTGAACCTTTGAAAAAGATTACCTTCCATCCCCGATACTACATATTGCTATTCACTTTTATTACtctaaaacaaataatttcattaatttggtaaaatgtaaattatgtATAAGATCGATTTATAATATATCCCCCGGTTTCTGAGTGCACGAACGATTTCAGTATGATCTCTGACTTtctcgccgaatgcactttatgtacttcagaaagacaagcgtatattaaatactaatgattattttataaaaaataaataaaaatctttaaattattttgatgtgacatttggcacagatgtcagtaacagtcataccaacctagaaaaaaatatttgaacgaaTTGGTTtttgcgcgaaatttaaattaagaagcCTTATTAGTTTTTGCCCACAGTACATAGTATTTCAATATCTCTGTGCAATCGTGAGAAGCAGCCCGTAGGTTGAATTAAGAAGAAATGACTCATACGCCTAGGCTAACTtcagataaataaattatgcgAACGGTGCACGCAAACTAGTTGCTCAGCTTTTGAgagagatatcgatatgaaatcttgcgcacgtccttttctccctaAGAAGGCAATaatttaatacttaaaaaattcagATCGCAACATTATAGCGCATAACAGTCAGACAAACTCTccgatgaaaatcaagttcttgtataaaaaactttttttataagataTCTTTAGAAAAGTTCACATGGTTTATTTTCCAAGGCATCAATAAAATCTCTTAAGGATTTTTTCTGGTTGGTTTCATATTACTCAAAAGCTGTTAAAAGCCGCAGTGATGACcttaatttgcaaaaatgtgCCAGAATACGATAAAACCTAATTCTCCATATGAAAAAGACAATACCAAACGTATTGGCACCAGGTTCGAGGCCAGGCTTTACATactgttttcttttattacgttgatgcataaaaaatttcaactcaATTAATCAAATATATGCAAGTAATAATTTCAAATGAGCATATATTAAGCACCCTgtaagcatataaaaaattgaactttTGGCACCTTAAAATAGGCGAAATTACTAAGACACATCTACAAACACACTAAAGTACTGGAAGCAACTACTTCTTTTCGGTGTGGCGGACGGAAAACACATTAGAAGCGATAAAAGCGGATAGTTAATGGAAAACATTTGAGAATCGAGCACGCCTAGAATAGAATTAGATTTCCATAGAAGGATAAACAAAGCGCTATACTTTTGTAAGTGTGGATAGCTGATATAAAGAAGAACAATAGCGGCGAAAAGTAAGTGGCCAAAATGCGCTTTTCCGTTAGCGCCGCAATTCAGTACAATTTACGACGGTGGGATCAACGAACGTGGGTGTAAGAAATCAAACGCAGTGTTTGGCAAATGGATCGAGTAAAGGCGTGAGTACTGGGAGGGTTGTGCTAAAAGTCGTGAAAAACTTACTGAAAGCAAACAATAGCAAAGTAATTGCTGgtacaagaaaaatatatacaaaataagaGTTAAAAGGAAGAATTAGAGCTATATTGGGCATAGAGATAAGAAATTGCACTATGgaagaaaaaatgttgttgcaaAAAAAGTCTATATACTTGCAAATGAGTTGCACGTATTTAAATAAGTCAGAAATATTTGTTAGCTGCTGTGCTGACATGCCGCTACCGCGTACCGCTTGTCGGTGGTTACCTGCCTTCCGACTGCCAATTGCTACAGAGTTTTACCGGGAACAAGTATGTGTGTTCTTTTTCGAAACTTTTGCGGTTAATGTGTGAAAAGTTGTGCTAAACTCAAAAAAGTAGGAGTTTCTGTGTTGTGTTTACCTAAGTTCTGAACTTCTATAGACAGCCCACACATTTATACACATGAAATTCTATGTAGGGgcattatgtgtgtgtgtgcgtttggaAGTTCGCGCAACActttaattgcaaattaaaagtTGTGGTATTATTGAAAATTGGCATGTAAACAGCGTAGTAATTTGCCTATCTGGCTGGTATTGAGTTACATCGGCTCATGGTTACTCATACGCTATGGCATACACTTGTGCAGCCATGCCAGCAATAACCTGCTTTGTAGACAGCTTTGATTTGCAAAGTAAATATGTGCAGCGCAACGTGTGTGTAGCTTTGTAAGTTGTTTCACTCACGTCAGTGAATCAATaacaatttagaaatttcaagcAGCAATGTCAGCGTTGTAAATGAATACTTTAATAGCGCAATAAAATTGCAACGTCTTGTATGTAGTATGGAGTCTTCGCTTTTCAGTTTTATACCTTCTACATTAAGTttgcaatgaaatttataaGACCCAGAAAAAAGCGTCAGagattttgtatgtatataacgatcagcatgatgagctgtATGAATTTAGTCATCTccgcctgtctgtatatacgcgagtACTTAGTTTTGAGATATCTcattgctcatttgtcggaaccgacgTTATTCGACCATTATTGCTAATAGATCACagtacaaactgaacaatcagaatcaaatgcttgtaagaaaaacttttttatttgacgagatatcttcacgaaatttggcatagattactGTCCAAAGCAACGTTGCAATCTCAGAAGAAATTTCTCCGATTAGCAATAATCTGTCCTAATGGGATGATATCAGAAAACATCATAACTTTCTTACATTACTTTTAGATTAAAGTACAACCGGTTGCTCTATTTCTCATTACctaatttaaacttaaatatatagggtgattcatttcgagaAACTTCTAATCaaatggggaatatttattatcataacaaagaacattttttcgcatttattttttgaagattatctgtttcaaatgttggccgcggctacgtctcagatgatccttTCGTTtattccaattttcgatgactcattagAAGATTTCGACTGGAAAACGGCGAATGATAAGAGTAATGTTTTTCTCCAAGGTCTCTCtctataaatccattgattgatgcgatgtgtggaaattggcgtcgtcttgttgaaaccaaatgtcgcggagatcacgagcttcaatttcaaataGTCAGGCATCTTATCATGGTGctataacaaaatataatgcTTATAGTGAGCTTTATCTTTGAGAATATATTGTTGATTATCTTAAATCGGTTACATGAATTCTTATTAAAACCTCAAAATGCATACCTTAGGtcataaaatctaaaattaaataacaaaacttGGGCTAACATTTTTTTGGGTGTTTGATACTTTGCTCATCAATATAATTGAAaacattcagaatgttggaaaaggtcttCGGTCGCCTGATTTGGCTTCgtatgacttctggctattcggCAAACACGAAAACCGGGGAAACTGTTTTGAACCAATttaagacattaaacgtgaatcgctacgcccATTGAATGCTATTtcagaaattgac includes:
- the LOC105224642 gene encoding protein late bloomer → MNCLTITIKYIVVFSNFLCVVFGIVIVVLSALLMKELGAAIKPICVNLIVFGSIILCIAFVGCCGALTESLCCIWTYAACLLVLIVCNVINIIYIKKADSAEHAGHDVNLAWQHMKEGSDVTMHMFQSTLECCGKTNYNDYINADMLIPLSCYRGYTMMPEDLYQTGCLAELTDSYDTSYKHMYIGCLIIFTIEAVSLAFAIALGVIYQLDY